A segment of the Armatimonadota bacterium genome:
TTGGCCCGGTGGATGGACTGGGTCCGGGCCATGAATTTCTCTTGCCTCGGAATGCCCATGGCCACCAACAGAATGTCCGGCTCCAGAGCGGCGACCTCCCGGGCGACAAACTCGAACTCCGACTCCGGAAAATGCCCGTGGTGGACGCCGACGATGTTGCAACCGGGGTGTTTCAGCAACATCTGTTCCTTTGCCGCTTCGGCCACGCCGGGGGCGGCTCCCAAGAACACGACCCGGTAACCTTTCCGGGCGCTCAGGGCCAAGAGTTCTTCGGCGAGGTCGCAACCGCTGACGCGCGGGACGGCCACGCCCTTGCGTTTGAGCGCCCCGACAACACCATAGCTATCGGCCGTGACCCAGGCGCACGATCGGTAGACCGCCATTAACTCGGGGTCTTCTTGGGCGATGACGATGCCGCTGGCATCGGCAGTGGCCACCAAGTGGGGGCCACCATCGGCGACCAACGCTTCGAGGCAAGACACCGTTTCGCCCATTGTTGCGGGATACACCGGGACCCCGAGCACCGGAACCGGCGTGGGAAAGCCCCCCAAGGAATTGCGAACCGCTTCCACTGTCAGGATCATAGACGGTATCTCCGGGCCTGGAGTGCCAAACCCGGGCCCGATTGCGTAGAATGGAGCGAAGAGCATGTCTGCTGCGGCAAACGCGACCACGATCCGATTCGAAATCAAGCGACAGAACAACGCCAACAGCGCCCCGTTCACCCATGTTTTCGAAATCCCCTACCGGGAGGATGCCAACGTCATTTCCACCCTCATGGAAATCCGAAAGAACCCGGTCACGGTCGATGGACAGGCCGTTGAGCCGGTCGCCTGGGAAGCCGCCTGCCTGGAGACCGTCTGCGGGACTTGCAC
Coding sequences within it:
- a CDS encoding WecB/TagA/CpsF family glycosyltransferase, whose protein sequence is MGETVSCLEALVADGGPHLVATADASGIVIAQEDPELMAVYRSCAWVTADSYGVVGALKRKGVAVPRVSGCDLAEELLALSARKGYRVVFLGAAPGVAEAAKEQMLLKHPGCNIVGVHHGHFPESEFEFVAREVAALEPDILLVAMGIPRQEKFMARTQSIHRAKIAMGVGGTFDVMSGQVKRAPIWVQKLKIEWLWRTLSNPKKFSKAKTLPRFWLLSRREK